In a single window of the Campylobacter hyointestinalis subsp. lawsonii genome:
- a CDS encoding ImmA/IrrE family metallo-endopeptidase gives MTYKEIKDKTPYEILDLLKMKEPPFNPFEIAQKLGINVVKDLDLDKIETEGQISVDEKGEPIIWINPLKNENRQRFTLAHELGHLANDILPSIENPIIDSYETLYRSNTYGGIETRANQFAARLLMPLRQIEDFIAECRKTTPDLKAAEAILLIASKFEVSKQAVFHRLKNVGLIKKDYIYPF, from the coding sequence ATGACCTATAAAGAGATAAAAGATAAAACCCCTTATGAAATTCTAGATTTATTAAAAATGAAAGAACCACCATTCAATCCGTTTGAAATTGCTCAAAAATTAGGTATAAATGTAGTTAAAGATCTTGATCTTGATAAAATTGAAACTGAAGGTCAAATTAGTGTAGATGAAAAAGGTGAACCTATTATTTGGATAAATCCGCTCAAAAATGAAAATAGACAGCGTTTTACATTGGCACATGAATTAGGGCATTTAGCTAATGATATTTTACCTAGCATAGAAAATCCTATTATTGATAGCTATGAAACCCTTTATAGAAGCAATACATATGGTGGAATAGAAACTAGAGCCAATCAATTTGCGGCAAGACTACTTATGCCTCTTCGACAAATAGAAGATTTTATAGCAGAATGTAGAAAAACAACACCTGATTTAAAGGCGGCGGAAGCAATATTACTTATTGCTTCAAAATTCGAAGTTTCAAAGCAAGCTGTTTTTCACAGACTTAAAAATGTAGGTCTAATAAAGAAAGATTATATATATCCTTTTTAG
- a CDS encoding HipA domain-containing protein has product MVFNGLFGNTDDHLKNHGVLYDRETKSWNLSPAFDITPDTIIYSKQSHALNFIDFVNLPSIV; this is encoded by the coding sequence ATGGTTTTTAATGGTTTATTTGGTAATACAGATGATCATTTAAAAAATCACGGCGTTTTATATGATAGAGAGACAAAAAGTTGGAATTTAAGTCCAGCATTTGACATTACGCCTGATACGATAATATACTCAAAGCAAAGCCACGCTTTAAATTTTATAGATTTTGTAAATTTGCCTTCTATTGTATAA
- a CDS encoding DEAD/DEAH box helicase family protein: MSKTIYDEKRQYQADIIKEFAKNGVVERSAKYYDKNLAMDKEILLEFLKSTQEKELNSLGLKGDEIISKINDYIIKNGILECLKNGVMINNTNLELVYNKESSGFNADLAQKYEKNKITIMQEVNADNENKERVDLVVFVNGVAFACMELKSNYSGQDYKDAIKQYKEDRNPQNRLFDNRLGAIVFFALDLYECYMTTKLEKSKTKFLAFNKGKGSGNDTGAGNDEIDGKISNVWYLWEEVLVKDNIIDLIKNFIFDDKGVMIFPRYHQMDLVHKVKSDILKNSEYKNYLIQHSAGSGKTKSIAWLAYMLASLYKNGSVRYESVIIVTDRIVVDRQLQNEINKIKHQEGFIKALGDENSSKDLKDAIKNSVKIIISTIQKFSYIKDELKNFDTKCAVIIDEAHSSTSGSNMEALIDTLSAEFGAENKPKNISLFGFTATPKESTLQIFGKEINGMFVPFHLYSMKQAIEEGYILNVLDNYTTYSTLYNIVLKSSDKEVEQNQAKRKIRDIIKHNTDIIKSRVAVIAEHFANIGSDMLNSKAKAMVVCEDIESVIRYYQAFCEYCVGRYDFKPLIAFSGQKEINGVEYSESGINGISEASLPSEFNKDERRVLFVANKYQTGFDQNKLCIMYVIKALSGITAVQTLSRLNRICPEFPHKTTFVLDFVNKFDDIMASFAPYYTQTMLKDGIDMADLLDISAKIDGYNILMPLEEKIVADAISNIDDNTQTMIRPYFTKAIKQINNLDDKHKIEFKGLLTNYKNLFLHLKIIFGDTFSDQLNNRYVFIDILLRQLVNRSSENIDIDIGVINVQVLKNQTHTKENIKPDPVMQMSAFGSMKINSSKLEMLSIIIKKINDNLSLNMEENSQIQAIINISEKLLNSAKLQSGAKNNNKNDFTKLYNDELNDILTDNYNDTKFGALYGQLLNNQTYINEIFTPLRDNIYDILEKR; encoded by the coding sequence ATGTCAAAAACTATATATGATGAAAAAAGACAATATCAAGCTGATATAATAAAAGAATTTGCTAAAAATGGAGTTGTAGAGCGAAGCGCAAAGTACTATGATAAAAATTTAGCAATGGATAAAGAGATACTACTAGAGTTTTTAAAATCCACTCAAGAAAAGGAGCTTAACTCACTTGGGCTAAAGGGTGATGAGATAATCTCTAAAATCAATGACTATATAATCAAAAATGGAATTCTAGAGTGCTTAAAAAATGGCGTAATGATAAATAATACAAACTTAGAGCTAGTTTATAACAAAGAAAGCTCTGGTTTTAATGCTGATTTAGCCCAGAAATATGAAAAAAATAAAATCACAATAATGCAAGAAGTAAATGCCGATAATGAGAATAAAGAGCGTGTGGATTTAGTGGTTTTTGTCAATGGTGTGGCGTTTGCTTGTATGGAGCTTAAAAGCAATTATTCAGGGCAGGATTATAAAGATGCTATAAAGCAGTATAAAGAGGATAGAAACCCGCAAAATAGGCTATTTGATAATAGGCTTGGTGCGATTGTATTTTTTGCTTTGGATCTGTATGAGTGCTATATGACTACAAAGCTAGAAAAATCCAAAACTAAATTTCTAGCCTTCAATAAAGGCAAAGGAAGTGGCAATGACACAGGGGCTGGAAATGATGAGATAGATGGCAAAATAAGCAATGTATGGTATCTATGGGAAGAGGTGTTAGTAAAGGATAATATAATTGATTTGATTAAAAATTTTATATTTGATGATAAGGGGGTTATGATTTTCCCACGCTATCATCAGATGGATCTAGTACATAAAGTAAAAAGCGATATTTTGAAAAATTCAGAGTATAAAAACTACTTAATCCAGCATAGCGCAGGATCTGGCAAGACTAAAAGCATAGCTTGGCTGGCATATATGCTAGCATCTTTGTATAAAAATGGCTCTGTAAGATATGAAAGCGTGATAATAGTAACTGATAGAATAGTAGTAGATAGACAACTGCAAAATGAGATAAACAAGATCAAACATCAAGAAGGATTTATAAAAGCTCTTGGCGATGAAAATAGCTCAAAAGATCTAAAAGATGCGATAAAAAATAGTGTAAAAATCATAATTTCTACAATCCAAAAATTCTCTTATATCAAAGATGAATTAAAAAATTTTGACACCAAATGCGCCGTGATAATAGATGAAGCGCACTCTAGCACCAGTGGGTCTAATATGGAGGCTTTGATAGATACTCTTAGTGCTGAATTTGGCGCAGAGAATAAACCCAAAAATATAAGCCTTTTTGGCTTTACAGCTACACCAAAGGAAAGTACTTTACAAATATTTGGTAAAGAGATAAATGGCATGTTTGTACCTTTTCATCTATACTCTATGAAACAAGCGATAGAAGAAGGATATATCCTAAATGTACTTGATAACTATACAACATACAGCACTCTTTATAACATAGTATTAAAAAGCAGCGATAAAGAGGTAGAACAAAACCAAGCAAAACGCAAAATAAGAGATATAATCAAACATAATACCGATATCATAAAAAGCCGTGTAGCTGTGATAGCTGAGCATTTTGCTAATATCGGTAGCGATATGCTAAACAGCAAGGCTAAAGCTATGGTAGTGTGCGAGGATATAGAAAGCGTGATAAGATATTATCAAGCTTTTTGCGAGTATTGCGTGGGGAGATATGATTTTAAACCTTTAATAGCTTTTAGCGGTCAAAAAGAAATTAATGGAGTGGAGTATAGCGAAAGCGGGATCAATGGCATAAGCGAAGCATCTTTGCCTAGCGAATTTAATAAAGATGAGCGAAGGGTGCTTTTTGTCGCAAATAAATACCAAACAGGATTTGACCAAAATAAGCTTTGTATAATGTATGTCATCAAAGCCCTTAGCGGAATAACCGCCGTCCAAACACTATCAAGGCTAAATAGAATTTGCCCAGAATTCCCGCATAAAACTACTTTTGTGCTTGATTTTGTAAATAAATTTGATGATATTATGGCGAGTTTTGCGCCCTATTATACGCAAACTATGCTAAAAGACGGCATTGATATGGCTGATTTACTTGACATTAGCGCAAAAATAGATGGATATAATATCTTAATGCCACTTGAAGAAAAGATAGTAGCAGATGCTATTTCTAATATAGATGATAATACTCAAACGATGATAAGGCCATATTTCACAAAAGCAATAAAACAGATAAATAATTTAGATGATAAGCATAAAATAGAGTTCAAAGGGTTGCTTACAAACTACAAAAATTTATTTTTACATTTGAAAATTATTTTTGGTGATACTTTTAGCGATCAGCTAAATAATAGATATGTTTTTATAGATATTTTGCTAAGACAGCTTGTAAATAGAAGTAGCGAAAATATAGATATAGATATAGGCGTGATAAATGTTCAAGTACTAAAAAACCAAACACACACAAAAGAAAATATAAAACCAGATCCAGTGATGCAGATGAGTGCCTTTGGCTCAATGAAGATTAATTCTAGCAAGCTAGAAATGCTCTCAATAATTATAAAAAAAATTAACGATAATCTTAGTCTAAATATGGAAGAAAACTCGCAAATTCAAGCTATTATAAATATCTCTGAGAAACTACTAAATAGCGCCAAGCTACAAAGCGGAGCAAAAAATAATAATAAAAATGACTTTACAAAACTTTATAATGATGAATTAAATGATATTTTGACAGATAATTACAATGATACGAAATTTGGTGCTTTATACGGCCAACTATTAAACAATCAAACTTATATAAATGAAATTTTCACACCGCTTAGAGATAATATCTATGATATTTTAGAAAAAAGATAG